A segment of the Triticum urartu cultivar G1812 chromosome 1, Tu2.1, whole genome shotgun sequence genome:
GGTGCCACGAATGGGGAAAGGAGGCTTTGGAATATAATTTGGAAGGCTAATGTCCCCCAGAAGATTAGAATATTTGCGTGGAGGGCTGCCTCTAATAGTTTGGCGGTTCAAGTTAACAGGGTTAAACACCATCAAGCTATTCTAGGTATGTGCTCGATTTGTGGTATTGAGGATGAATGTATTTTTCATGCATTGGTGAGTTGCCCCAAGGCTCGGACGTTTCGTATGGCGTTGAAGGAAGTGTGGAATTTACCGGCTGGAGAGAATTTCAAATATTCTGGGCCCGACTGGCTTCTTATTTTATTGGATCAATTAAATCCGACGGTGTGTGGGCAAACATTATTCATGTTCTGGAGAGCTTGGCATTTGAGGGATGATTTGATCTTTGGAAAAGGGAAGGAATCCATCTTGGCATCTGTGAGCTTTGTAGAAAATTACTGGGCTTCTTTCTCGTCTTGTCATGCAAACATGCAGGTGGAGATGTGCAACAAAGGTAAACAAGTGATGGGGGAAGTTCAGCCAACCACCACTATGGAGAGGAATTCTATCTCTTGGAAGCCACCCAACTCTGAGTTCTTCAACATTaatgtcgatgcaagttttgtGGAGGCCATTAAAGTTGCGAGTGTGGGGTTGATTATCAGAAACCATTGTGGACAAGTTATTGTTTCATCGTGGGATTATATCGGAGCTTGCTATAGCGCCGAGGAAGCGAAACTTAGGGCGGCACTTTCTGGCCTGTATATCGGTATCACTCTTGACATGCCCATCATTTTTGAAAATTGATTGCTCTTCTGTGGCTTTTGTTTTTGGAAAAGATCGCTTTGACAGGTCACCCCTTATCGACCTAAAGAAGGAGGCGGTCAATACCTAGAAGCTACTGGTGAAGTTTCAGATATCCAAAATCAATAGGAGGGCTAATACGGTGGCTCTTGAGATTGCTAAGCTCAGTTTCGATAATAGGTCTGATGAATTATGTTTAATTCTGTTTCGCCCCGTGTGGCTAAGTTTGTGATGAATGATTGTACGAACATTTTAAGTTAATTAATACATGGtgggttttcaaaaaaaaatggATCATGAGATTCCAACGTTTGCGAACTACCAGTAGGTGGCTTTCACTGGCCCTTTGTTGATTAAAACTTGGCAGCGAATTCCGCTCCGTGATGACTAATTAGTTAATGAGTTGATCTGCCTACGTGCTTCCGTCTGGGTCTGGCTGTCCGGCCGCCTCCATTATACATACGGCACGCCGCCGGTGTACCTGCCACGGCAAAGATTCCGGAGAGTGCAAACAAGGAACAACTCAATAAACCATGCAAATTTTACCTGCTGCTCCGGAGGACAGCCCACCACATGCAGGCGTGGGGACACTCCGGCGCTATATATTTCTCGGGCGCCAGtccagcaacagcagcagcagcacaaGCTTCCCCTGACTAATTAGCTACCTAGCCACCCTCATCCTCGGGGCGTGTGAAGATGGCGTCGAGGTCTTTGATGGTGGCGCTCCTGCtcgcggcggtggcggcgacgtGCGCGCGGGCGCAGCTGCACGAGAAGTTCTACAGCGAGTCGTGCCCCAGCGTGGAGGACGTCGTGAGGAGGGAGATGGTGAGGGCGCTGTCCCTGGCGCCCAGCCTCGCCGGGCCGCTCCTCAGGATGCACTTCCACGACTGCTTCGTCAGGGTAAGCTACATTTACATGCATGTGTACTCTACTCCCACTGCATCTGGCCTGATCACCGTGAATGTAGGGGTGCGACGGGTCTGTTCTGCTGGACTCGGCGAACAAGACAGCGGAGAAGGACGCACAGCCGAACCAGACGCTGCGAGGCTTCGGCTTCGTCGAGAGGGTGAAGGCCGCCGTGGAGAAGGCCTGCCCCGACACCGTCTCCTGCGCCGACGTGCTCGCCCTCATTGCCAGGGACGCGGTCTGGCTGGTGAGTACTAGCCGATTTCGCAAATGTCGTCACGCGGTACATGTGGAAGGCGCCGAGTTCTAAACTTCTACTGCTGCTCGATCATCGTTTTTCTAGAGCAAGGGGCCATTCTGGGAAGTTCCCCTCGGCCGGAGAGACGGCAGCGTGTCCATCTCCAACGAGACCGACGCCCTGCCACCTCCTACCGCCAACTTCACCGTGCTCACCCAGCTCTTCGCCGCCGTGAACCTCGACGCCAAGGACCTCGTCGTCCTCTCCGCCGGGCACACGATCGGGacgtcgcactgcttctccttcTCCGACCGGCTCTACAACTTCACCGGCATGGAGAACCCCAGCGACATCGACCCCACGCTGGAGCCGCAGTACATGATGCGGCTAAAGAGCAAGTGTGCCAGCCTCAACGACAACACCACCCTCGTGGAGATGGACCCCGGTAGCTTCAAGACCTTCGACACCGACTACTTCAAGCTGGTGAGCAAGCGGAGGGGCCTCTTCCACTCCGACGGCGCCCTCCTTACCGACCCCTTCACCCGCGCCTACGTCCAGCGCCATGCCAGCGGAGCATTCAAGGACGAGTTCTTCGCCGACTTCGCCGCCTCCATGATCAAGATGGGCAACGCCAACCCGCTCACCGGAAGCCAGGGCGAGATCAGGAAGAAGTGCAACGTGGTTAACCATTAAGCCACCGAAGAAGTACAAGGCTGTTTTGATttgtgatcatgtttttccccTGTAAATTGCCGTAAGATTGTCATGGCTCCTTTCTCTTTCAACTCTTTTTTTATTAATTTATTGTTTCACTACAACCATGTGAATTTCTTGTACACACGACGAACACTTTGAAATTGCCACATCCGACGTGTCGTGCGTTGTCATCTGGTGCGCTTACTAGTATTGTCTAAGTTGTATTGTTTTATTTTTGGTTGTTACATAAATAAtgttttgttgtgttttttgtgttatCTTAGGGCATCATAATGTTTCATATGTACTAGTAAAAAGAAGAGTTATAGTTAGACTATTTTAATTTAGTTACTTTACGGACCGGTTGCATAGCGGCTAACAGCGGTACCAATATTTTGGGCGTTGGTGTGCATTAGTCTCTTCTTGTTAGGAAGTGCATCTTTATGTTCCGCTGTGTATCAGTGAAAAGCAAGTGCACAAGCACGAAGAACAATGGATCCCAGGTAGAAATTCATTTTTCATACATATCCTATAATTTTTATCTACATGTACTCTTTGTTCGTACATGTGAAGATAATACAGTGTGGTAAAAGTCAAAGAAGAGTCATATAGTAGAAGCCAATGAGCAGCTTGGAGCATTACTGCAGTATAAAAGGCACTTTCCATGGTGCTCCCTAGACCAACCATATATATCACTTTTCCTCTTTTTTGCTGGAAAAGTTTCCGATCTATTCATCAACTGATAAGGTAGTATAAAGAACACCAGAagtaaaaattacatccagatctgTAGACCACTTAACGATGACTACATGCACTGTAGCGAGCCAAAGACGCGTCGGCGTCATCGCCCCTCACTCACCGGAGGCGGGCAAATCTTGTTGTACTAGACAATCGGGAAATTGTCGTGTTAATCCCTATTGGACCAGCACACCAGTACTAGACAGTCGGGAagtattagtgttattaaataattattcaagaatattagtgttactaaataattatttcagtttttttgaatttttgtcaAAACTGGTCAAATTGTGGActaacaatggtcaaactacttattcaagaaatattagt
Coding sequences within it:
- the LOC125537000 gene encoding peroxidase 1-like, yielding MASRSLMVALLLAAVAATCARAQLHEKFYSESCPSVEDVVRREMVRALSLAPSLAGPLLRMHFHDCFVRGCDGSVLLDSANKTAEKDAQPNQTLRGFGFVERVKAAVEKACPDTVSCADVLALIARDAVWLSKGPFWEVPLGRRDGSVSISNETDALPPPTANFTVLTQLFAAVNLDAKDLVVLSAGHTIGTSHCFSFSDRLYNFTGMENPSDIDPTLEPQYMMRLKSKCASLNDNTTLVEMDPGSFKTFDTDYFKLVSKRRGLFHSDGALLTDPFTRAYVQRHASGAFKDEFFADFAASMIKMGNANPLTGSQGEIRKKCNVVNH